In a single window of the Bradyrhizobium erythrophlei genome:
- the rfaE1 gene encoding D-glycero-beta-D-manno-heptose-7-phosphate kinase, with the protein MFDFDALSHAIARRTVLCVGDLMLDEFVYGEVSRISPEAPAPVIAVQRSETNIGGAGNVARNVASIGARCIFVGLIGEDDAGAKLQAALAGESLIESVLVCDSERPTTRKVRFVSEHFSTHMLRADWELAAPAAADIEQRLIDAILPLLPRADIVLLSDYAKGVLTARVIRNVIDAARKLGKPVIVDPKSANFAIYRGATLLTPNRKEFAEATRSRADTQESIVDAAQDAMQLADCEAILVTQSEHGMTLAPRKGEAIHVPAHPVRVRDVSGAGDTVAAVLAATLAAGANWETAVRMANAAAAVAVGKKGTAVVTPAELRRKILPHAFLAAEEKIVATSSDLDAHLLDWRKQGLRIGFTNGCFDILHPGHVKVLTAARGACDRLIVGLNSDASVKRLKGEGRPVQDELARAEVLAALEAVDLVVIFEDDTPIRLIGQIRPSVLVKGGDYTRDQVVGHEIVEACGGKVLLVDVLPGFSTTSLVNRARGGTA; encoded by the coding sequence ATGTTCGATTTTGACGCCCTGTCGCACGCGATTGCCCGCCGAACGGTGCTCTGCGTCGGCGACCTCATGCTCGACGAATTCGTCTATGGCGAGGTGTCCCGGATTTCGCCGGAAGCGCCGGCGCCGGTGATCGCCGTCCAGCGCAGCGAGACCAATATCGGCGGCGCCGGCAACGTCGCGCGCAACGTCGCTTCGATCGGCGCGCGCTGCATCTTCGTCGGTCTGATCGGCGAGGACGATGCGGGCGCGAAACTGCAGGCCGCATTGGCAGGGGAAAGCCTGATCGAAAGCGTGCTGGTTTGCGATTCCGAGCGGCCGACGACGCGCAAGGTGCGCTTCGTGTCCGAACATTTCTCGACGCATATGCTGCGCGCGGATTGGGAATTGGCCGCGCCGGCAGCCGCTGATATCGAGCAGAGGCTGATCGACGCCATCCTGCCGCTGTTGCCGCGCGCCGATATCGTGTTGTTGTCCGACTACGCCAAGGGTGTGCTGACGGCGCGCGTGATACGCAACGTCATCGACGCCGCGCGCAAGCTCGGCAAGCCCGTCATCGTCGATCCCAAGAGCGCCAATTTTGCGATCTATCGCGGTGCGACCCTGCTGACCCCCAATCGGAAGGAGTTTGCGGAGGCGACCCGCAGCCGGGCCGACACCCAGGAGAGTATCGTCGATGCCGCACAAGACGCCATGCAGCTTGCCGACTGCGAAGCTATTTTGGTGACGCAAAGCGAGCACGGCATGACGCTGGCGCCGCGCAAGGGGGAGGCCATCCACGTCCCGGCGCATCCGGTCAGGGTGCGCGACGTCTCGGGCGCCGGCGACACCGTCGCCGCGGTGCTTGCGGCGACGCTTGCGGCGGGGGCTAACTGGGAGACTGCCGTGCGGATGGCGAATGCGGCGGCCGCGGTCGCGGTCGGCAAGAAAGGCACCGCGGTTGTGACACCGGCGGAGCTGCGGCGGAAAATTCTGCCGCATGCATTCCTCGCGGCTGAAGAGAAGATCGTCGCGACAAGCAGCGACCTCGACGCGCACCTTCTGGACTGGCGGAAGCAGGGCCTGAGGATCGGATTCACCAACGGCTGTTTCGATATTCTGCATCCCGGTCATGTCAAGGTCCTGACCGCGGCGCGCGGGGCTTGCGACCGGCTGATCGTCGGCCTGAACAGCGACGCATCGGTGAAGCGGCTAAAGGGCGAGGGCCGTCCGGTGCAGGACGAACTCGCACGCGCGGAGGTGCTGGCGGCGCTGGAGGCGGTCGATCTCGTCGTGATCTTCGAAGACGACACGCCGATCAGGTTGATCGGGCAGATCAGGCCGAGCGTGCTGGTGAAGGGCGGGGACTATACCCGCGACCAGGTCGTCGGCCACGAGATCGTCGAAGCCTGTGGCGGTAAAGTGCTGCTGGTCGACGTACTGCCGGGCTTCAGTACGACGTCGCTTGTTAATCGCGCACGTGGAGGCACGGCGTGA
- a CDS encoding O-antigen ligase family protein: MSAVARETVGALLGRLWRDPAAWATTADIFVVLIALTLPWSTSLVAIFAVALLVTMLPFLDFAAFLQSLKRPICALPIALFALAVAGTLWSDAPWGARLYAVGPTVKLLMLPALFYHFERSTRGMQVFIAFLVSSVLLLAMSWVVAFAPSLALKSGAEYGVPVKNYIDQSQEFALCAVALAYPIITLLRAGRIVPALLLSATALGFVVNMAFVIVSRTALVTMPIMLAVFALLHLKWRTNVVIFCAVVVLAALAWTASPHLQWTTTTFLRDYRLYKERNIPTSIGLRLEFWEKSLRFFSEAPVFGHGTGSTRGLFEQAAVGHVGAGAEVIGNPHNQTLNIAVQWGVIGIVVLYAMWLLHLQLFRGEGLATWIGLLVVVQNIFTSLFNSHIFDFHEGWMYVVGVGVAGGMVLKTGSREAGLVPRNSDKS; encoded by the coding sequence GTGAGCGCGGTGGCACGAGAGACCGTGGGAGCGTTGTTGGGCAGGCTGTGGCGGGATCCGGCCGCCTGGGCGACGACGGCCGATATTTTCGTTGTCCTAATCGCGCTTACGCTGCCCTGGTCGACGTCGCTGGTCGCGATCTTCGCGGTTGCACTGCTGGTCACGATGCTGCCTTTCCTCGACTTCGCGGCCTTCCTGCAATCGCTGAAACGTCCGATTTGTGCGCTGCCGATCGCGCTGTTCGCGCTGGCGGTCGCGGGAACGCTCTGGTCGGACGCGCCATGGGGGGCACGGCTCTACGCCGTCGGCCCGACCGTGAAACTACTCATGCTGCCGGCGCTATTCTATCATTTCGAGCGCTCGACGCGCGGCATGCAGGTGTTCATCGCCTTCCTGGTGTCCTCCGTTCTGTTGCTGGCGATGTCCTGGGTCGTGGCGTTCGCTCCAAGCCTCGCGCTCAAGTCAGGGGCCGAATACGGCGTTCCGGTCAAAAACTATATCGATCAAAGCCAGGAATTCGCGCTGTGTGCCGTGGCGCTCGCCTATCCCATCATCACGCTTCTGCGGGCGGGAAGAATTGTTCCGGCGTTGTTGCTGAGCGCCACCGCGCTCGGCTTCGTCGTCAACATGGCGTTCGTGATTGTTTCGCGAACGGCGCTGGTCACCATGCCGATCATGCTGGCGGTATTTGCGCTGCTCCATCTGAAATGGCGAACCAACGTCGTCATATTTTGCGCGGTAGTCGTGCTGGCAGCGCTGGCCTGGACGGCATCGCCGCACTTGCAATGGACGACCACGACCTTCCTCAGGGATTACCGATTGTACAAGGAGCGAAACATCCCGACGTCGATCGGCCTTCGGCTGGAATTTTGGGAGAAATCGCTGCGGTTTTTTTCTGAGGCTCCGGTCTTCGGGCACGGCACCGGATCGACACGCGGGCTGTTTGAGCAGGCCGCCGTCGGCCACGTCGGCGCCGGCGCCGAGGTTATCGGTAATCCGCACAACCAGACGCTGAACATCGCGGTCCAGTGGGGCGTGATCGGAATTGTCGTGCTATACGCGATGTGGCTGCTGCATTTGCAGCTGTTTCGCGGCGAAGGCCTGGCGACCTGGATCGGATTGCTCGTTGTCGTGCAAAATATTTTCACCTCGCTGTTCAATTCTCACATATTCGATTTCCACGAGGGATGGATGTATGTCGTGGGCGTGGGCGTCGCCGGTGGAATGGTGTTAAAGACAGGCTCGCGTGAAGCAGGACTGGTACCGCGAAATTCCGATAAGTCATGA
- a CDS encoding SDR family NAD(P)-dependent oxidoreductase, with amino-acid sequence MTRFPRFTLRNFLIAAHDALATALALIASFYLRFEGESFVDRVPLLLNILPYFVAFSVVVCYLFHLTTTKWRFISLPDALNILRVATVLTVALLVMDYVFVAPNVHGTPVAPNVQGAFFLGKITIILYWFLEVFFLSALRFAYRYFRYTRVRHHAKVEDASPTLLIGRAADAEILLRGIESGAVKRIWPVGLLSPSAADQGQLIRNVPVLGGIDDIEDVIGDFARRNKPIARVVMTPSAFDPEARPEAVLMRARRLGMIVSRLPSLESGETPRLTTVAVEDLLLRPSENIDYARLEGLVKNKAVIVTGGGGSIGSEICSRVATFGAARLLVIENSEPALYAVTEALAAHETSALIEGRIADIRDRERILRLMNEFKPDIVFHAAALKHVPILERDWSEGVKTNIFGSVNVADAALAAGAEAMVMISTDKAIEPVSMLGLTKRFAEMYCQALDHDLASQFGGKPRMRLISVRFGNVLASNGSVVPKFKAQIEAGGPVTVTHPEMVRYFMTIREACDLVITAAAHALAPARPDVSVYVLNMGQPVKIVDLAERMIRLSGLQPGHDIDVVFTGMRPGERLNEILFATEEPTIEIGVAGVMAAKPNEPPMLALRKWIAALEHAIARDDRATIKAVLKDAVPEFGSAMPLEQATPSGPLLQS; translated from the coding sequence ATGACGCGTTTCCCACGATTTACATTGCGGAACTTCCTGATCGCCGCGCACGACGCGCTCGCGACGGCGCTCGCGCTGATTGCGAGTTTCTATCTGCGCTTCGAAGGTGAATCGTTCGTCGATCGTGTCCCGCTGCTGCTGAATATCCTGCCCTATTTCGTCGCGTTCAGTGTCGTCGTTTGCTACCTTTTCCATCTGACCACCACGAAATGGCGTTTCATTTCGTTGCCGGATGCGTTGAACATTCTGCGCGTGGCCACCGTGCTGACCGTCGCGCTCCTGGTAATGGATTATGTTTTCGTCGCGCCCAACGTTCACGGCACGCCGGTGGCGCCGAATGTTCAAGGCGCGTTCTTTCTCGGCAAAATCACCATCATCCTCTACTGGTTTCTCGAGGTGTTTTTTCTCAGCGCCTTGCGCTTCGCCTATCGTTATTTTCGCTACACGCGCGTTCGTCATCATGCGAAGGTGGAGGATGCGTCACCGACGCTGCTCATCGGCCGCGCCGCCGATGCTGAAATCCTCTTGCGTGGAATCGAAAGCGGCGCCGTCAAGCGGATCTGGCCGGTCGGCCTGTTGTCGCCGTCGGCGGCGGATCAAGGTCAGCTGATCCGCAATGTTCCTGTGCTCGGCGGAATCGACGATATCGAGGACGTGATTGGCGATTTCGCCAGGCGCAACAAGCCGATCGCGCGGGTGGTCATGACGCCTTCGGCGTTCGACCCCGAGGCGCGCCCCGAAGCCGTCCTGATGCGGGCGCGCCGGCTTGGGATGATCGTCAGCCGGCTGCCGTCGCTGGAGAGCGGGGAAACGCCGCGGCTGACGACGGTTGCCGTCGAGGACCTGCTGCTGCGTCCCAGCGAAAACATCGACTACGCGCGTCTTGAAGGCCTGGTGAAGAACAAGGCTGTAATCGTCACCGGGGGTGGCGGTTCGATCGGTTCGGAGATTTGCAGCCGTGTCGCGACATTCGGCGCCGCGCGATTGCTGGTGATCGAGAATTCGGAGCCGGCGCTTTATGCCGTCACCGAAGCCCTCGCGGCGCACGAGACCAGTGCGCTCATCGAGGGCCGGATTGCGGATATTCGCGATCGCGAGCGCATCCTGCGGCTGATGAATGAATTCAAGCCGGATATCGTGTTTCATGCCGCCGCCCTCAAGCATGTGCCGATCCTGGAGCGCGACTGGAGCGAAGGGGTCAAGACCAACATTTTCGGATCGGTGAATGTCGCTGATGCGGCGCTGGCGGCGGGCGCCGAGGCGATGGTGATGATCTCGACCGACAAGGCGATCGAGCCGGTCTCGATGCTGGGTCTGACCAAGCGGTTTGCCGAGATGTATTGCCAGGCGCTCGATCACGATCTGGCATCGCAGTTCGGCGGCAAGCCGCGGATGCGTCTGATCTCCGTGCGATTCGGCAATGTGCTGGCGTCGAACGGATCGGTGGTGCCCAAGTTCAAGGCCCAAATCGAGGCGGGCGGACCGGTGACGGTTACCCACCCGGAGATGGTCCGGTATTTCATGACGATCCGGGAAGCCTGCGATCTGGTGATCACGGCAGCCGCGCACGCGCTGGCGCCGGCGCGACCGGACGTTTCGGTCTACGTGCTCAACATGGGGCAACCCGTCAAGATCGTCGACCTGGCCGAGCGCATGATCAGGCTGTCCGGTTTGCAGCCGGGGCATGATATCGATGTGGTCTTTACCGGAATGCGGCCGGGCGAACGGCTGAACGAAATCCTGTTTGCGACCGAGGAGCCGACCATCGAGATTGGGGTTGCCGGCGTGATGGCGGCCAAGCCCAACGAGCCGCCCATGCTGGCGCTGCGGAAGTGGATTGCGGCGCTTGAGCACGCCATCGCCAGAGACGACCGCGCCACCATCAAGGCCGTCCTGAAGGATGCGGTGCCCGAATTCGGCTCAGCCATGCCATTAGAGCAGGCTACGCCATCCGGCCCGCTCTTACAGTCCTGA